A stretch of the Azospirillum thiophilum genome encodes the following:
- the ahpC gene encoding alkyl hydroperoxide reductase subunit C, which yields MSLINSEIKPFKATAYKNGKFIDVTDADLKGKWSVVFFYPADFTFVCPTELEDLADNYAEFEKLGVEIYSVSTDTHFCHKAWHDTSPAIGKIGYTMIGDPTLAISRNFEVLIEEVGLADRGTFVVDPDGKIQIVEITAGGVGRDAKELLRKIKAVQYVASHPGEVCPAKWQEGEKTLAPSLDLVGKI from the coding sequence ATGTCCTTGATCAACAGCGAGATTAAGCCCTTCAAGGCAACCGCGTACAAGAACGGCAAGTTCATCGACGTGACCGACGCCGACCTGAAGGGCAAGTGGTCGGTCGTGTTCTTCTATCCGGCCGACTTCACCTTCGTCTGCCCGACGGAGCTTGAGGATCTGGCCGACAACTACGCTGAATTCGAGAAGCTGGGCGTCGAGATCTACAGCGTCTCCACCGACACCCACTTCTGCCACAAGGCCTGGCACGACACCTCGCCGGCCATCGGCAAGATCGGCTACACCATGATCGGCGACCCGACGCTGGCGATCAGCCGCAACTTCGAGGTCCTGATCGAGGAAGTCGGCCTGGCCGACCGCGGCACCTTCGTCGTCGACCCGGACGGCAAGATCCAGATCGTCGAGATCACCGCCGGCGGCGTCGGCCGCGACGCCAAGGAGCTGCTGCGCAAGATCAAGGCCGTCCAGTACGTCGCCTCCCACCCGGGCGAGGTCTGCCCGGCCAAGTGGCAGGAAGGCGAGAAGACCCTCGCCCCGTCGCTCGACCTGGTCGGCAAGATCTAA
- a CDS encoding hydrogen peroxide-inducible genes activator — MKPLPTLRQLRYLVAVVDRCHFGQAAEACLVSQSTLSAGIQELEELLGATLLERTRRSVLPTPLGREIAERARQLLKGAEELVDITRSAADPMSGSLHLGVIPTIGPFLIPRVMPALREAFPRLRLYLREDQTARLLGQLNAGKLDAALLALPYPMGDLETEDIAEDHFSFVCPTGHRLSAGDPALPVTVPSEDLLLLEDGHCLRDHAMAACALDATPHNTAFQGTSLHTLVQMVANGLGVTLLPQMAVDSGILRGLDLSVRPLAGGSPGRRIALAWRRTSGRKETCQRLAAALRQEMTGAG; from the coding sequence ATGAAACCGCTCCCCACCCTGCGCCAGCTCCGCTACCTCGTCGCCGTCGTCGACCGCTGCCATTTCGGGCAGGCGGCGGAAGCCTGTCTGGTCAGCCAGTCGACGCTGAGCGCCGGCATCCAGGAGCTGGAGGAGCTGCTGGGCGCCACGCTGCTGGAACGCACCCGCCGCTCGGTGCTGCCGACCCCGCTCGGCCGCGAGATCGCCGAGCGGGCGCGCCAGCTGCTGAAGGGGGCGGAGGAGCTGGTGGACATCACCCGCTCGGCCGCCGACCCGATGTCGGGCTCGCTGCATCTGGGGGTGATCCCGACCATCGGTCCCTTCCTGATCCCCCGCGTCATGCCGGCCCTGCGCGAGGCCTTCCCGCGCCTGCGGCTCTACCTGCGCGAGGACCAGACGGCGCGGCTGCTCGGCCAGCTGAACGCCGGCAAGCTGGACGCCGCACTGCTGGCGCTGCCCTATCCGATGGGCGACCTGGAGACCGAGGACATCGCCGAGGACCATTTCTCCTTCGTCTGCCCGACCGGCCACCGGCTGAGCGCCGGCGATCCGGCCCTGCCGGTCACGGTGCCGTCGGAGGATCTGCTGCTGCTGGAGGACGGCCACTGCCTGCGCGACCATGCCATGGCCGCCTGCGCGCTGGACGCCACCCCGCACAACACCGCCTTCCAGGGCACCAGCCTGCACACGCTGGTGCAGATGGTGGCGAACGGGCTGGGGGTGACGCTGCTGCCGCAGATGGCTGTCGATTCGGGCATCCTGCGCGGGTTGGACCTGTCGGTGCGGCCGCTGGCCGGGGGCAGCCCGGGCCGCCGGATCGCGCTCGCCTGGCGCCGCACCTCGGGCCGGAAGGAGACCTGCCAGCGACTGGCGGCGGCGCTGCGCCAGGAGATGACGGGGGCGGGGTAG
- the mgtA gene encoding magnesium-translocating P-type ATPase, whose amino-acid sequence MDQGTIPDGFQDRPLADLLAALDTTSAGLSRAEADGRRRRYGPNRPSAHRRRPLWLEFLARFLNPLVLILLFASGLSAATGNVASFVIVIAMVVLSVTLDFVQEMRAETAVEALRRTVAVRAQVRRDGVEVSEPVDQLVPGDVVRLAAGDLVPADCRLIEARDLFVNQAMLTGEPYPVEKHADTPAAPAPAGDRGEAPGTVLMGTSVISGSAIAVVCRTGDATAFGRLSGTLQAPPPTTAFELGIRRFGFLILRLTIFLVLFVLTVNVLFHRPWLDSLMFALALAVGLTPELLPMIVTVTLARGAMRLAERRVIVKRLAAMHNIGAMDVLCTDKTGTLTEAAIHMVRHLDARGGESDRVFRLAYLNSRFESGIKSPLDEAILAFRSLDLSGWRKIDEVPFDFERRRVSVLVTDGAERLLVVKGAPEDVLRQSTHYEGEGGVELPLDPAARARLGAQFEALGEDGFRVLAIASRAMGPEHVSAALGDESELSFAGYAVFLDPPKASAMAAIRALTGAGVAVRILTGDNERVTRHVCAELGLPVTGLITGDELQAMGEEALRARLADVNVFCRVTPAQKERVLLACKRSGRVVGYLGDGINDASAIHAADVGISVDSAADVAKEAAGIILLDQDLSVVHEAVMEGRRTVQNVTKYILMGSSSNFGNMFSMAGASLFLPFLPMLPTQVLLNNLLYDASEAGVPLDEVEAEALARPVQWDLRLIQRFMLVLGPVSSLFDFLTFYALLHLFDAGEALFQTGWFVESLATQVLVIFVIRTRRSPWSSRPNPVLAALTLGAAAIGALLPLTPLAPFFGFVAPPPSFYLFLAAAVVTYLALVETVKRVFFRHIAPRPDAGRRALRH is encoded by the coding sequence TTGGACCAGGGCACCATCCCTGACGGGTTCCAGGATCGACCGCTCGCCGACCTGCTCGCCGCATTGGACACGACCTCCGCCGGGCTGAGCCGGGCCGAGGCGGATGGCCGCCGCCGGCGCTACGGCCCCAACCGGCCCTCGGCGCACCGCCGCCGGCCGCTGTGGCTGGAGTTCCTCGCCCGCTTCCTCAACCCGCTGGTGCTGATCCTGCTGTTCGCCAGCGGCCTGTCGGCGGCGACCGGCAACGTCGCCAGCTTCGTCATCGTCATCGCCATGGTGGTGCTCAGCGTCACCCTGGACTTCGTCCAGGAGATGCGGGCCGAGACCGCAGTCGAGGCGCTGCGCCGCACCGTCGCCGTGCGTGCGCAGGTCCGGCGCGACGGCGTCGAGGTTTCGGAACCGGTGGACCAGCTGGTTCCCGGCGACGTGGTCCGTCTGGCCGCCGGGGATCTGGTGCCGGCCGACTGCCGCCTGATCGAAGCCCGCGACCTGTTCGTCAACCAGGCCATGCTGACCGGCGAACCCTATCCGGTGGAAAAGCATGCCGACACCCCGGCGGCCCCGGCTCCGGCCGGGGATCGCGGCGAGGCGCCGGGCACCGTCCTCATGGGCACCTCGGTGATCAGCGGCAGCGCCATCGCCGTGGTCTGCCGCACCGGCGACGCCACGGCGTTCGGCCGGCTGAGCGGCACCCTGCAGGCGCCGCCGCCGACCACCGCCTTCGAGCTGGGCATCCGCCGGTTCGGCTTCCTCATCCTGCGGCTGACCATCTTCCTGGTGCTGTTCGTGCTGACGGTGAACGTGCTGTTCCACCGGCCCTGGCTCGACTCGCTGATGTTCGCCCTGGCGCTGGCGGTCGGGCTGACGCCGGAGCTGCTGCCGATGATCGTCACCGTCACGCTGGCGCGCGGCGCGATGCGGCTGGCCGAGCGCCGGGTCATCGTCAAGCGGCTGGCCGCCATGCACAACATCGGCGCCATGGACGTGCTGTGCACCGACAAGACCGGGACGCTGACCGAAGCGGCGATCCACATGGTCCGCCACCTGGATGCCCGCGGCGGGGAGAGCGACCGGGTCTTCCGGCTGGCCTACCTCAACAGCCGTTTCGAGAGCGGCATCAAGAGCCCGCTGGACGAGGCGATCCTCGCCTTCCGCAGCCTGGACCTGTCCGGCTGGCGCAAGATCGACGAGGTGCCGTTCGATTTCGAGCGGCGGCGCGTCTCCGTCCTCGTCACCGATGGCGCCGAACGGCTGCTGGTGGTCAAGGGCGCGCCGGAGGACGTGCTGCGCCAGTCCACCCACTACGAAGGAGAGGGGGGTGTCGAGCTGCCGCTCGACCCGGCGGCGCGGGCGCGGCTGGGCGCCCAGTTCGAGGCGCTGGGCGAGGACGGCTTCCGGGTGCTCGCGATCGCCTCCAGGGCGATGGGGCCGGAGCATGTCTCCGCCGCGCTGGGGGACGAGAGCGAGCTGTCCTTCGCCGGCTACGCCGTCTTCCTCGACCCGCCCAAGGCGAGCGCCATGGCGGCGATCCGCGCCCTGACCGGGGCCGGGGTGGCGGTGCGCATCCTGACCGGCGACAACGAGCGGGTGACCCGCCATGTCTGCGCCGAGCTCGGCCTGCCCGTCACCGGGCTGATCACCGGGGACGAGCTGCAGGCGATGGGCGAGGAGGCGTTGCGCGCCCGCCTCGCCGACGTCAACGTGTTCTGCCGGGTGACGCCGGCGCAGAAGGAGCGCGTGCTGCTGGCCTGCAAGCGGTCCGGCCGGGTGGTCGGCTACCTCGGCGACGGGATCAACGACGCCTCGGCCATCCATGCCGCCGACGTCGGCATCTCGGTCGACAGCGCCGCCGACGTCGCCAAGGAGGCGGCCGGCATCATCCTGCTCGACCAGGATCTGTCGGTGGTGCACGAGGCGGTGATGGAAGGGCGCCGGACGGTGCAGAACGTCACCAAATACATCCTGATGGGCAGCAGCTCCAACTTCGGCAACATGTTCAGCATGGCCGGGGCCTCGCTGTTCCTGCCCTTCCTGCCGATGCTGCCGACCCAGGTGCTGCTCAACAACCTGCTGTACGACGCGTCGGAGGCCGGGGTTCCGCTCGACGAGGTCGAGGCCGAGGCGCTCGCCCGGCCGGTGCAGTGGGACCTGCGGCTGATCCAGCGCTTCATGCTGGTGCTGGGGCCGGTCAGCTCGCTGTTCGACTTCCTGACCTTCTACGCCCTGCTCCACCTGTTCGACGCCGGCGAGGCGCTGTTCCAGACCGGATGGTTCGTGGAGAGCCTCGCCACCCAGGTGCTGGTCATCTTCGTCATCCGCACCCGCCGCAGCCCGTGGAGCAGCCGGCCCAATCCGGTCCTCGCCGCGCTGACGCTGGGAGCAGCCGCCATCGGCGCGCTGCTGCCGCTGACGCCGCTCGCCCCCTTCTTCGGTTTCGTGGCGCCGCCGCCGTCCTTCTATCTGTTCCTGGCGGCGGCCGTCGTCACCTATCTGGCCCTGGTGGAGACGGTGAAGCGGGTGTTCTTCCGCCACATCGCGCCGCGGCCGGACGCCGGACGGCGGGCCCTGCGCCATTGA
- a CDS encoding prephenate/arogenate dehydrogenase family protein has product MPPAMPPAGSSAVTDTALLFDRVAIVGIGLIGSSLARALTEYGIARKVVCADRSADACAKALELGIVAEATTDLAAALAGADLVVLATPVGSFAAVGEAIGPLLKKGTIVTDVGSVKQATLRDIGPHLPDGVHLIPGHPVAGTEHSGPEAGFASLFQGRWCILTPPPGADRHALERVTEMWRRAGSTVEIMDANHHDRVLAITSHLPHLIAYTIVGTASDLEEDTKSEVIKFSAGGFRDFTRIAASDPVMWRDVFLNNREAVLEILQRFTEDLTALQRAIRWGEGEQLQDHFTKTRAIRRGIIDAKQA; this is encoded by the coding sequence ATGCCTCCCGCCATGCCCCCCGCCGGGTCTTCCGCCGTGACCGACACCGCCCTCCTGTTCGACCGCGTCGCCATCGTCGGCATCGGTCTGATCGGCTCCTCGCTGGCGCGGGCGCTGACGGAGTATGGCATCGCCCGCAAGGTCGTCTGCGCCGACCGCAGCGCGGATGCCTGCGCCAAGGCGCTGGAGCTGGGCATCGTGGCCGAGGCGACCACCGATCTGGCGGCGGCGCTGGCCGGGGCGGATCTCGTGGTGCTGGCGACCCCGGTCGGCAGCTTCGCCGCGGTGGGCGAGGCCATCGGGCCGCTGCTGAAAAAGGGGACCATCGTCACCGACGTCGGCTCGGTCAAGCAGGCGACTCTGCGCGACATCGGGCCGCACCTGCCGGACGGCGTCCACCTGATCCCCGGCCATCCGGTGGCCGGCACCGAGCATTCGGGGCCGGAGGCCGGGTTCGCCAGCCTGTTCCAGGGCCGCTGGTGCATCCTGACCCCGCCGCCCGGCGCCGACCGCCACGCGCTGGAGCGGGTGACGGAGATGTGGCGCCGCGCCGGCTCCACCGTCGAGATCATGGATGCCAACCACCATGACCGGGTGCTGGCCATCACCTCCCACCTGCCGCACCTGATCGCCTACACCATCGTCGGCACCGCATCCGACCTGGAGGAGGACACCAAGTCCGAGGTCATCAAGTTCTCGGCCGGCGGCTTCCGCGACTTCACCCGCATCGCCGCCAGCGATCCGGTGATGTGGCGCGACGTGTTTCTCAACAACCGCGAGGCGGTGCTGGAGATCCTGCAGCGCTTCACCGAGGATCTGACCGCGCTCCAGCGCGCCATCCGCTGGGGCGAGGGCGAGCAGCTGCAGGACCATTTCACCAAGACCCGCGCGATCCGGCGGGGGATCATCGACGCCAAGCAGGCGTGA
- a CDS encoding methyl-accepting chemotaxis protein: MAGIRAFGRLTIRTKIISAVLGTVVMAGAFGLFTLSRLEILNNAAETMRSRSLPATQLAGQLAAAAQGHRIAEAAYALATNEMQVNQAEKGWTEAAAEVTTRREAAGTRFSGGEGAARLAAFDEAWTAYASAAGRVRGLARDGNAQSAVSVFKRPSAVAFTRVQEALDALVDGTMVDAGAVADQGAEVYRSAHAMVLGGVTLCTLLALGFGAALVRGISRPILDVATALERLAARDFSADFGSEEGRRDEIGRMARAARVFRDGMLDAERLQQEQERLKAAAAEERRQELRRHADGFEATVKRLVEALAASTTEMAAASTAMAQGAGETASHSDAVSSAAGRASTNVDSVAAATAELSASFGGIAGLVASTAGIAADATRDAERSTSVMGSLAAAAAEIGKVVDMISGIAGQTNLLALNATIEAARAGEAGKGFAVVASEVKQLAGQTAKATGEIQARISEIQAASGTAVDSIGAVTRTIARLNEIAAEVAAAVEQQTAAVGEIAANIQDAADGTRAVSDNIAAVTAAAASAEQASGVMVRSVGTVTADAGRMRQEVDGFLSALRAS, translated from the coding sequence GCGCCTCACCATCCGGACCAAGATCATCTCTGCGGTGCTGGGCACCGTGGTCATGGCCGGCGCCTTCGGCCTGTTCACGCTGAGCCGGCTTGAAATACTAAACAATGCCGCCGAGACCATGCGCAGCCGCTCGCTGCCGGCGACCCAGCTGGCCGGCCAGCTCGCCGCCGCGGCGCAGGGCCACCGCATCGCCGAGGCGGCCTATGCGCTCGCCACCAACGAGATGCAGGTCAACCAGGCGGAAAAGGGCTGGACCGAGGCGGCGGCGGAGGTCACGACCCGGCGCGAGGCCGCCGGCACCCGCTTCAGCGGCGGCGAGGGGGCGGCACGGCTCGCCGCCTTCGACGAGGCGTGGACCGCCTATGCGTCCGCGGCCGGGCGGGTGCGCGGCCTCGCCCGCGACGGCAACGCCCAGTCGGCCGTCAGCGTCTTCAAACGCCCGAGCGCCGTCGCCTTCACCCGCGTGCAGGAGGCGCTGGACGCGCTGGTCGACGGCACGATGGTCGATGCCGGCGCGGTCGCCGACCAGGGGGCGGAGGTCTACCGCAGCGCCCACGCCATGGTGCTGGGCGGGGTGACGCTCTGCACCCTGCTGGCGCTCGGCTTCGGCGCGGCGCTGGTGCGCGGCATCTCCCGCCCGATCCTCGACGTCGCCACCGCGCTGGAACGGCTGGCCGCCCGTGATTTCTCCGCCGATTTCGGCTCCGAAGAGGGCCGCCGCGACGAGATCGGCCGGATGGCCAGGGCCGCCCGCGTGTTCCGCGACGGCATGCTCGACGCGGAGCGGCTCCAGCAGGAACAGGAACGGCTGAAGGCCGCCGCCGCCGAGGAGCGCCGCCAGGAGCTGCGCCGGCATGCCGACGGTTTCGAGGCGACGGTGAAGCGGCTGGTCGAGGCGCTGGCCGCCTCCACCACCGAGATGGCCGCCGCCTCCACCGCCATGGCGCAAGGCGCGGGCGAGACGGCGAGCCACTCCGACGCGGTATCGTCCGCCGCCGGCCGCGCCTCGACCAACGTCGACAGCGTCGCCGCAGCCACCGCCGAACTGTCGGCCAGCTTCGGCGGCATCGCCGGGCTGGTCGCCTCGACCGCCGGCATCGCCGCCGACGCCACCCGCGACGCCGAGCGCAGCACGTCGGTCATGGGCAGCCTGGCCGCGGCGGCGGCCGAGATCGGCAAGGTCGTCGACATGATTTCCGGCATCGCCGGCCAGACCAACCTGCTGGCGCTGAACGCCACCATCGAGGCCGCCCGGGCGGGTGAAGCGGGGAAGGGCTTTGCCGTCGTCGCGTCGGAGGTCAAGCAGCTCGCCGGACAGACCGCCAAGGCGACCGGCGAGATCCAGGCGCGCATCTCCGAGATCCAGGCCGCGTCCGGCACCGCGGTCGACAGCATCGGCGCCGTCACCCGCACCATCGCCCGGCTGAACGAGATCGCCGCCGAGGTCGCCGCGGCGGTGGAGCAGCAGACCGCCGCGGTGGGCGAGATCGCCGCCAACATCCAGGACGCCGCCGACGGCACCCGCGCCGTTTCCGACAACATCGCCGCCGTCACCGCCGCCGCCGCATCGGCCGAACAGGCGAGCGGCGTGATGGTGCGCTCGGTCGGCACCGTCACCGCCGATGCCGGCCGCATGCGGCAGGAGGTGGACGGCTTCCTGTCGGCGCTGCGGGCATCGTAG